One genomic segment of Bacillota bacterium includes these proteins:
- a CDS encoding ABC transporter substrate-binding protein produces MKRLLTIVIALTLLVGTITSASAAPKEKLLVYTSMKEVLIGEIRDAFVKKHPEVQFDYYSAGAGKLMAKIAAERQSGKLMVDVLWTSEIPDFYQLKSQGALEKYVSPEAASIISPVKDPDGCFTPARLGTLGIAYNTNKVKVAPKTWQDLLGPQFKDGFGIANPSLSGTAMVSVAMLVENLGWDYIKGLRANGAKMGQGSGQVVDDVAMGDLKACIAVDYIAINKIQEGAPMGFVYPDKILVIPSPVAIFKGTPNLSAAKKFVDFLLSKEGQAIIAASYTLPIRKDVPVVQGVGLVSPEEAVKRAFPLDYLKMIGEKEKIADQFTAIMTK; encoded by the coding sequence ATGAAGAGATTGTTGACTATTGTCATCGCCCTAACGCTCCTCGTCGGCACTATTACGTCGGCGAGCGCGGCTCCGAAGGAAAAGCTTCTCGTGTACACCTCAATGAAAGAGGTGCTGATCGGAGAGATCCGCGACGCATTTGTAAAGAAGCATCCTGAAGTCCAATTCGACTACTACTCGGCCGGCGCCGGCAAGCTGATGGCGAAGATAGCCGCCGAACGCCAGTCCGGCAAGCTCATGGTCGATGTCCTTTGGACCAGCGAGATCCCCGACTTCTATCAGCTGAAGAGCCAGGGCGCCCTGGAGAAGTACGTCTCCCCCGAGGCTGCGTCCATAATCAGCCCGGTCAAGGACCCGGACGGTTGCTTCACCCCCGCCCGTCTCGGCACGCTCGGCATCGCTTACAACACCAACAAGGTGAAAGTCGCGCCCAAGACCTGGCAGGATCTCCTGGGGCCGCAGTTCAAGGACGGCTTCGGGATCGCGAACCCGTCCCTTTCCGGCACAGCGATGGTGAGCGTCGCCATGCTCGTCGAGAACCTGGGGTGGGATTACATTAAGGGGCTCCGGGCGAACGGGGCGAAGATGGGTCAAGGATCCGGACAAGTCGTCGATGACGTGGCCATGGGCGACCTCAAGGCTTGCATAGCCGTGGACTATATCGCCATCAACAAGATCCAGGAAGGCGCGCCAATGGGCTTCGTGTACCCAGACAAGATCCTGGTGATCCCGAGCCCGGTGGCGATCTTCAAAGGCACGCCCAACCTCAGCGCCGCGAAGAAGTTCGTCGACTTCCTCCTCTCCAAGGAGGGGCAGGCGATCATCGCGGCCAGCTACACCCTGCCCATCCGCAAGGATGTCCCGGTCGTGCAGGGCGTCGGGTTGGTGTCTCCTGAAGAAGCCGTGAAGCGGGCGTTCCCGCTGGACTACCTGAAGATGATCGGCGAGAAGGAAAAGATCGCTGACCAGTTCACCGCCATTATGACGAAGTAG
- a CDS encoding ABC transporter ATP-binding protein: protein MAEVRLEGICKRYGRHEVLKDLSITIKDRECFTFLGPSGCGKTVILRQVAGFENPDKGQIFIGDTLVASGERRISLPPETRKISVVFQDYAVWPHRTVFENVAYPLHIQRVPKGEVEERTREAISQVGLAGLEKRMPYQLSGGQQQRVALARALVSRPQVMLLDEPLNNLDANLREEMRFEIKELQRKFGVTILYVTHDQDTALVISDRIAILDKNGKIRQVGSPREVYENPVDAFVFKFMGVANLVPVQVHNDVAYVQGTEMQVGRAIPAQLRSAPRIVMAFRPMDAELSRSPDGLEGVVKRVTFLGATLDYLITVGPHEVRVEQDTHEAIANGLVFSEGETCHLRLCDVKWFDADSLAEEVSA from the coding sequence ATGGCTGAGGTGCGACTAGAGGGTATCTGCAAGCGTTACGGCCGGCATGAAGTGCTGAAAGATCTCAGCATCACGATCAAAGATCGGGAATGTTTCACCTTTCTCGGTCCTTCCGGCTGCGGCAAGACGGTGATTCTGCGACAGGTGGCGGGCTTTGAAAACCCCGACAAAGGTCAGATATTCATAGGCGACACTCTGGTGGCGAGCGGGGAAAGGAGAATCTCCCTTCCACCGGAGACGCGCAAGATCAGCGTGGTGTTCCAGGATTACGCCGTCTGGCCTCACAGGACCGTGTTTGAGAACGTAGCGTATCCCTTGCACATCCAGAGGGTGCCGAAGGGCGAGGTCGAAGAGAGGACGCGAGAAGCCATTTCGCAGGTAGGCCTCGCGGGGCTCGAGAAACGCATGCCCTACCAGCTTTCGGGCGGCCAACAGCAAAGGGTGGCCCTAGCCAGGGCGCTCGTATCGCGGCCACAGGTCATGTTGCTGGACGAGCCTTTAAACAACCTTGATGCGAACCTGCGCGAGGAGATGCGTTTCGAGATCAAGGAGCTCCAAAGGAAGTTTGGGGTCACCATTCTCTACGTGACTCACGATCAGGACACCGCCCTGGTCATCTCGGACCGCATCGCAATCCTGGACAAAAACGGAAAGATCCGGCAGGTAGGCAGCCCCAGGGAGGTATACGAGAACCCAGTGGACGCGTTCGTCTTCAAGTTCATGGGGGTCGCGAACTTGGTGCCGGTTCAAGTCCACAACGACGTCGCATACGTCCAGGGTACGGAAATGCAGGTGGGCCGGGCGATCCCTGCCCAGTTGAGGTCCGCCCCGCGCATCGTCATGGCCTTCCGTCCGATGGACGCGGAGCTATCACGGAGTCCGGACGGGTTGGAAGGAGTCGTAAAGCGCGTCACTTTCCTCGGCGCCACGCTGGATTACTTGATAACAGTAGGCCCGCACGAGGTCAGGGTGGAGCAGGATACTCATGAGGCCATCGCGAACGGGCTGGTTTTCTCCGAGGGAGAGACGTGTCACCTGCGGCTGTGCGACGTGAAATGGTTTGATGCGGATAGCTTAGCGGAAGAGGTGTCAGCATGA
- a CDS encoding iron ABC transporter permease — protein MSNSRDVFVPGSAGIPRLGRHRAFGVAELLLALSVLVLVIFVAVPVLLIFWNAFTVNGRLNVADIVTILRRPDTYQALLNSLIIAVGVTVFSTILGVFFAWLIARTDLPMKGLMKVAFTVPFMLPSFIGALAWKALLSPRAGYLNVFLMNLFGTDRPFFDIYGLGGIIAVETMYLFPFVFLQVEGALERMDPTLEESARISGIDLPTITRRITLPLITPSVVAGALLVALYSLAHFGVPAILGMERGIFNIPTLIYQKLYASAGSFEAIRTGTVLSTILVISAATILYLQNLVLKRGRYQVIAGKSVRPTVMKLRGLKMPLLIISIVYILITVVMPTVTVFLIGALKTYGLPLALKNMTLKNFKYILGWKATKDAIRNSVVLSLGAAFVTMLAGTMISYVIVKMKVRGKFVLEFLGVLPFSIPGTVVALGVILMWSGRFGINLYNTPWIIFVAYIARYMAFSIKSNSAALEQVHNSLEEAARACGATHWQSLKDVVLPLIKPGMISAFFLIFLPALRELTTSVLLYGPTTRTIGVAIYALNEDGETVYSAALASIALVIIITGETLIRRLLGTKERLG, from the coding sequence ATGAGCAATTCGCGGGATGTCTTTGTGCCAGGCTCTGCCGGAATACCACGTTTGGGCCGTCACAGAGCGTTCGGAGTGGCCGAGCTCCTTTTGGCCCTCTCGGTGCTCGTCCTCGTGATATTCGTGGCAGTGCCCGTGTTGCTGATCTTCTGGAACGCCTTTACGGTCAACGGCAGACTGAACGTGGCCGACATCGTCACGATCCTCCGCAGGCCTGATACCTACCAGGCGCTGCTGAACTCCTTGATAATTGCGGTGGGCGTCACCGTTTTCAGCACGATCTTGGGTGTTTTCTTCGCCTGGCTCATCGCCAGAACGGACCTACCCATGAAAGGCCTTATGAAGGTGGCCTTCACCGTCCCCTTCATGCTCCCCTCATTCATAGGGGCGCTTGCTTGGAAGGCCCTGCTCTCGCCCAGGGCCGGATATCTCAATGTCTTCCTGATGAATCTCTTCGGGACGGACAGGCCCTTCTTCGACATCTACGGGTTGGGCGGGATCATAGCCGTAGAAACGATGTACCTGTTCCCGTTCGTCTTCCTGCAGGTCGAGGGGGCGCTCGAACGCATGGACCCCACCCTTGAGGAGTCGGCCCGGATATCCGGAATAGACCTCCCGACGATCACGCGTCGGATCACCCTGCCCCTCATCACCCCAAGCGTCGTGGCAGGGGCGCTCCTGGTAGCCCTGTATTCTCTCGCCCACTTCGGCGTGCCGGCGATTCTGGGCATGGAACGCGGGATCTTCAACATCCCGACCCTGATCTACCAGAAGCTTTACGCGAGCGCGGGAAGCTTCGAAGCCATCCGAACGGGGACGGTGCTTTCAACTATCCTCGTCATCTCGGCAGCAACCATCCTCTACTTGCAGAACCTCGTCCTGAAGCGCGGCCGCTACCAGGTGATCGCGGGAAAGAGCGTGCGACCGACGGTCATGAAGCTTAGGGGCCTCAAAATGCCCCTGCTCATAATAAGCATCGTATACATCCTCATAACCGTCGTGATGCCGACTGTCACGGTTTTCCTGATAGGCGCTTTGAAAACTTACGGTCTGCCCCTTGCTCTCAAGAACATGACGCTCAAGAACTTCAAGTACATCCTCGGATGGAAGGCCACCAAGGACGCCATCAGAAACAGCGTGGTGCTCTCGCTCGGGGCAGCTTTCGTCACTATGCTGGCAGGAACGATGATCTCTTACGTCATAGTGAAAATGAAGGTCCGAGGGAAGTTCGTGCTGGAATTCCTCGGGGTGCTGCCCTTCTCGATCCCCGGCACCGTCGTCGCCCTTGGCGTGATCTTGATGTGGAGCGGCCGATTTGGAATAAACCTCTACAACACGCCCTGGATCATCTTCGTCGCGTACATAGCGCGCTACATGGCGTTTTCGATCAAGTCCAACTCGGCCGCGCTCGAGCAAGTGCACAACTCCCTTGAGGAAGCGGCCCGGGCGTGCGGCGCAACCCACTGGCAGTCTCTGAAGGATGTGGTGCTGCCTCTCATCAAACCGGGCATGATCTCGGCGTTCTTCCTCATCTTCCTGCCAGCCTTGAGAGAGCTGACGACGTCGGTCCTGCTGTACGGGCCCACGACGCGCACGATCGGCGTAGCCATCTACGCCCTGAACGAAGACGGCGAGACCGTGTACTCGGCGGCGCTGGCATCGATTGCTCTCGTGATCATCATCACGGGCGAGACGCTCATCAGGCGACTGCTCGGCACAAAGGAAAGGCTGGGGTAG
- a CDS encoding ABC transporter ATP-binding protein, whose protein sequence is MAYLQLTNVTKHFGDVVAVDKLNLEVEKGECFSFLGPSGCGKTTTLRMIAGFEDLDEGEIRVQDEVFSSSYRRYYVPPEKRDFAMVFQAFAVWPHLNVFTNVAFPLQVRRLPKAEIAERTRRALQYTGLLNHERSYPGELSGGQQQRIALARAIALNPKVMLLDEPLSNLDPKLREEMRFEIKDLQKKLGFTIIFVTHDQSEAMALSDRIMVMSHGKVQQVGTPLEVYTKPANKFVFGFIGLSNFIPAEVIDGQVYVEGSREAGPISDRIPPEVKDRLVTVACRPSEIDFVEAGAGGVRGVISRASYLGSIVDYRVKVGKVEIRVQKQRRCAARAEGEVCNLRFHRLLWYDRNE, encoded by the coding sequence ATGGCGTATCTGCAGCTCACAAACGTCACTAAGCACTTCGGCGACGTAGTCGCGGTGGACAAACTCAACCTCGAGGTTGAGAAGGGCGAGTGTTTCTCGTTCCTCGGGCCGTCCGGCTGCGGCAAGACCACCACGCTGCGCATGATCGCCGGTTTTGAAGACCTCGATGAAGGAGAGATCCGGGTCCAGGACGAGGTGTTCTCCTCAAGCTACAGGAGGTATTACGTGCCCCCGGAAAAGCGAGATTTCGCCATGGTGTTCCAGGCGTTTGCCGTGTGGCCGCACCTGAACGTCTTCACCAACGTGGCGTTTCCTCTGCAGGTGAGGAGATTACCCAAAGCCGAGATCGCGGAGCGCACCCGGCGGGCTTTGCAGTACACCGGCCTTCTCAATCACGAGAGAAGTTACCCCGGCGAGCTCTCCGGAGGCCAGCAGCAGCGAATCGCCCTCGCGCGGGCCATAGCCCTCAACCCGAAGGTGATGCTGCTCGACGAGCCCCTGTCGAACCTGGACCCGAAGCTCAGGGAGGAGATGCGGTTCGAGATAAAAGACCTTCAAAAGAAGCTGGGGTTCACGATCATCTTCGTGACCCACGACCAGTCAGAGGCGATGGCGCTCTCGGACCGCATCATGGTGATGTCCCACGGGAAGGTTCAGCAGGTCGGCACGCCTCTGGAGGTATATACCAAGCCCGCGAACAAGTTTGTATTCGGGTTCATCGGGCTCTCCAACTTCATCCCGGCGGAGGTAATCGACGGCCAGGTGTACGTGGAGGGTAGCCGCGAGGCCGGCCCCATTTCCGACCGCATCCCGCCCGAAGTGAAAGACCGGCTGGTGACGGTGGCTTGCAGGCCGTCCGAGATCGATTTCGTCGAGGCCGGGGCCGGCGGCGTCAGGGGCGTGATAAGCAGGGCCTCATACCTCGGCAGCATCGTGGATTACAGAGTCAAAGTCGGAAAGGTAGAGATCCGCGTGCAGAAGCAACGGCGCTGCGCTGCCAGAGCGGAGGGCGAGGTCTGCAACCTTAGGTTCCACAGGCTACTGTGGTATGACAGGAACGAATGA